From Bacteroidota bacterium, the proteins below share one genomic window:
- a CDS encoding T9SS type A sorting domain-containing protein, whose product MKLSLKTLLFVATIFCCAITSRAQTSWEKLFSRTSTDAFRNVAECPSGGYIAVGYTSSWSPNDTDAYVVRLNTSGDTIWTRRINGTGSRKDLLYKVINTNDGNYAMCGYSTSYGAGTEDVLIIKMDDNGNILWTKTWGGTGRDRAQEIVQTSDNGYIVCGYTTSPPAQYFDGFLLKLNASGDTTWSRRYGTALFEDFNSVKQLADGGYIAGGQGNNGGNGLDQYLVRTNSSGDTTWTKRFGTLGTDNIEYIHPVADGFLLAGGTDGTGSDGNNGYIVKTDLSGVVVWTKVYGGSLADDFHEIEPTLDGNFILSGTTSSSGPIDPNMWMFKVDANGDSIWARTYGGNNHDHGYSAMPTSDGGYIFAGYSSSFGFNYEEAYLVKTDANGLLSNFLTYITIFSLASPLEGVCGNATQQVKVVLRNFGRDTVPNIPITVNITGAITQTLNFNYAGPLFPEDADTVTFLSTINTSGGGAFNFGCVTGTTNDVYPANNRFDTTRTIIAFSTAPTTTGAARCGPGSVTLSASATDPILWYSASTGGALLGSGNTYNTPSISSTTTYYAQAGSTCPSNRVAAVATINTAVADPVTTGADRCGSGSLTLTATASDPVTWWDAASGGTQVGSGNSFVTPNLTTTTTYYAQASNGPCSSARIPTVATINTQPNTPTTTGAFNCGPGTVTLGASSSASLVTWWDAASGGNQVATGLSYTTPVLSSTTTYYVEASNGTCPSSARASVVATIRSITPDPGTSGGARCGSGTVTLSATSAQTLIWYSSPGGAQVGVGASFTTPFLTTSTTYYVQATDGFCPSQYVAVQAVINTPPSVFLGNDTTVLATSYQLNAGSGFTGYNWNSGAGTAQTFTVTTPGTYCVVVTDGNGCTATDCIFVDLITGINEQSDWFAMVYPNPAHEQLTIRFGGVQPKTLSFRILHMNGQLVQETEHSELSATREISIPLNGLAAGAYLLQVRSDRGEQSIRFTVK is encoded by the coding sequence ATGAAACTATCCTTGAAAACACTCCTGTTTGTCGCGACCATCTTCTGTTGCGCCATTACCTCACGTGCACAGACCAGTTGGGAAAAGCTGTTCTCCCGCACCAGCACGGATGCCTTCAGAAATGTTGCGGAATGTCCGTCAGGCGGCTACATCGCTGTCGGCTATACCTCCAGTTGGTCTCCGAATGATACCGACGCGTACGTGGTTCGGCTCAATACCTCAGGCGACACAATTTGGACGCGCCGCATCAACGGCACCGGCAGCAGGAAGGACTTGCTCTATAAGGTGATCAACACCAACGACGGCAATTACGCCATGTGCGGCTACTCGACGAGCTACGGCGCCGGAACGGAAGACGTATTGATCATCAAGATGGACGACAATGGGAACATCCTCTGGACCAAGACCTGGGGCGGGACCGGTCGAGACCGCGCGCAGGAGATCGTCCAGACGAGCGATAACGGATACATCGTTTGCGGCTATACCACATCCCCTCCGGCGCAATACTTCGACGGCTTCCTCCTCAAGTTGAACGCCAGCGGCGACACAACCTGGTCGCGTCGCTATGGAACAGCACTCTTCGAGGATTTCAACTCGGTGAAACAGCTTGCCGATGGTGGTTATATCGCCGGCGGACAGGGTAACAACGGTGGTAACGGACTTGATCAGTACCTCGTGCGTACCAATTCTTCCGGTGATACGACCTGGACTAAGCGATTCGGAACGCTCGGCACTGATAACATTGAATACATCCACCCGGTTGCGGACGGATTCCTGCTGGCAGGCGGAACGGATGGTACCGGCTCCGACGGCAACAACGGCTATATCGTCAAGACCGATCTGAGCGGAGTGGTTGTCTGGACCAAAGTATACGGAGGTTCACTGGCCGACGATTTTCACGAGATCGAGCCGACACTCGACGGTAACTTCATTCTCAGCGGCACCACCAGCAGCTCCGGTCCGATCGATCCGAACATGTGGATGTTCAAGGTCGACGCGAACGGCGACTCCATCTGGGCACGCACCTACGGCGGCAATAACCACGACCACGGGTACAGCGCCATGCCGACCTCCGATGGCGGCTACATCTTCGCCGGTTATAGTTCAAGCTTCGGCTTCAACTACGAGGAAGCGTATCTCGTAAAGACCGACGCGAATGGACTGCTTTCGAATTTCCTCACCTACATCACGATCTTCAGTCTTGCTTCACCACTCGAAGGCGTTTGCGGCAACGCGACGCAGCAAGTCAAGGTCGTTCTGCGGAATTTCGGTCGCGATACGGTACCGAACATTCCGATCACCGTCAACATCACGGGCGCCATCACGCAGACCCTGAACTTCAACTATGCGGGACCGCTGTTTCCGGAAGACGCGGACACAGTCACCTTCCTCTCCACGATCAACACCTCCGGTGGTGGTGCATTCAATTTCGGGTGTGTAACCGGTACCACGAACGACGTTTACCCGGCTAACAACCGCTTCGACACCACGCGTACCATCATCGCATTCTCCACCGCCCCGACGACTACCGGCGCGGCGCGATGCGGTCCCGGCAGTGTGACCCTTTCCGCTTCAGCTACCGATCCGATCTTGTGGTACAGTGCGTCGACCGGCGGAGCGTTGCTGGGCTCCGGCAACACCTATAACACGCCTTCCATTTCGAGTACTACCACCTACTATGCTCAAGCCGGCAGCACTTGTCCGTCGAATCGAGTAGCAGCAGTCGCGACGATCAATACGGCCGTAGCCGATCCGGTGACCACCGGTGCGGATCGTTGCGGATCGGGTTCGTTGACGCTGACCGCGACCGCAAGCGATCCGGTTACCTGGTGGGACGCCGCTTCCGGCGGTACACAAGTCGGATCGGGCAATAGTTTCGTTACGCCGAATCTGACGACTACCACGACGTACTATGCCCAGGCTTCCAACGGCCCTTGCTCCAGTGCACGGATTCCTACCGTGGCGACCATCAATACCCAACCCAATACACCGACTACAACCGGCGCTTTCAACTGCGGACCCGGCACCGTTACACTTGGCGCTTCATCTTCCGCTTCACTGGTGACCTGGTGGGATGCGGCGAGCGGCGGCAACCAGGTAGCAACCGGCTTGAGTTACACGACACCGGTGCTCAGCAGCACCACCACCTATTATGTAGAAGCTTCCAACGGGACTTGTCCTTCATCGGCGCGCGCGTCGGTGGTCGCGACCATTCGGTCCATCACCCCTGACCCCGGCACAAGTGGAGGCGCACGCTGCGGAAGCGGCACTGTTACGCTCAGCGCGACCAGCGCGCAAACACTGATCTGGTACAGTAGCCCGGGCGGCGCTCAGGTGGGAGTCGGCGCTTCGTTCACCACGCCGTTCCTAACGACCAGTACTACCTACTATGTACAGGCTACCGATGGATTCTGTCCGAGCCAGTATGTGGCGGTACAAGCCGTCATCAATACGCCTCCGTCGGTGTTCCTCGGAAACGACACGACCGTGTTGGCAACCTCCTACCAGCTCAACGCGGGATCGGGCTTCACCGGCTATAACTGGAACAGCGGAGCCGGCACCGCTCAGACATTCACCGTCACCACACCCGGCACCTATTGCGTGGTCGTGACGGATGGTAACGGATGCACGGCGACGGATTGCATTTTCGTCGACCTGATCACCGGTATCAACGAACAATCCGACTGGTTCGCGATGGTTTACCCGAACCCCGCGCATGAACAACTGACGATCCGGTTCGGTGGCGTTCAACCGAAAACGCTGTCGTTCCGCATCCTGCACATGAATGGACAACTCGTGCAGGAAACCGAACACAGTGAACTGTCCGCTACCCGGGAGATTTCCATTCCGCTCAACGGACTGGCTGCCGGCGCCTACCTGCTGCAAGTGCGGAGCGACCGTGGCGAACAATCCATCCGCTTCACCGTGAAATAA
- a CDS encoding T9SS type A sorting domain-containing protein produces MKRFFSLLVLLSAWTSLVQAQITFSKEYGGFYDEDGRWMEQTSDSGFVMVGGTETYSNGQSDIWLVRTDAYGNVLWNRSYGDTQFDFANMVRITSDGGFVIAGFTGSFGAVNNDGWIIKTDGSGNIQWTRMIGDNGIQEIEAIIQTTDGGYAALGYNQSTGTQWYDMWLIRLNANGTVRWQKNIGGQGYEIGNSLQQTPDGGFILNGQSYSYGLEDGDYVLYKTDSAGTVQWYKNYDFAGLQESHHVCYTPADGGFLMVGDADDTPNGLGDTDIFLIKTDANGDTLWTKNLGGTKKDGGKTVEVTSDGGYIIGGITRSFGLINPNYYLGKLDASGNLEWENVTYGSAYHDHAYRAIETSDGGYANFGYFRNASNYQNYALVKLGPGGGVTKDVAIDNYNYPLTSLCRSAGVPISLKLTNYGATNETNIPVVVVIDNGSQQWTLHDTLTTALAPSNSATLLFDQTFDFTTVGTWNLTAYIPHRNSDISYSNDTSYLTVEVVLPSQDPNTTSAVSCNAGSVNLRASALAATDSLFWYDASTGGNLVGTGTSYTTPSLSSTTDYFVEAVRGKGSKVGPVDNTIGGGGSSSNGELRFDSRTNFKLVSVKVYASSAGNRIIELRNGAGNLLQSKTINLPVGESRVYLNFDVPQENDLTLGLGAGSLGLFRNNSGVSYPYDVSRTLEIYGSNSGPNFYYYFYDWYVFVPYQNCASNRVTASAQIGSGASNAFDRSRCGNGSVTLSANSPDALTWWDAASGGTQVGSGSSYSTPGLSSTTSYYLQAGSCPSRIEVQAIINAQSSAPTASDVTNCGPGAVTLTASSPDPISWYNLASNGFLLGSGSSYITPYLTETDTFYAVAGTACPSSAVAVRAIINSAAAPTGTDASACGPASVTLSATSTDPIEWYDAAIGGNLVGTGPTLVTPVLGATTTYYAQAVGGCASVRTPVTANITVVSPPVGTSASRCGSGTLVISAASIDPVTWWDAASGGTQIGSGINFTTPVLTSTTTYYAEAANNGCSSTRTAVDAEIIVTPPPTVTSGSVCISGSVTLTASSTDSIAWYDAPTGGNLLGTGSSFTTPVINSTTSYYVEAGLSCPSVRVPVDAIVAGPSSTPTVTGASNCGSGSVTLTASSPDPISWYDAPSGGTLLGTGSSFTTPVISTTTTYYAIAGITGCESAPASVDAEILPLAADPVTTGASNCGPGSLTLNATAADPMSWYDAPSNGTLIATGTSYTSTFSATTTYYVIANNGTCPSNPVPVTATINTLPVVSLGPDTVNILSGQTVTLDAGAGFSSYLWSTTATTQTINTGVSGTYSVTVTDGNGCTGSDSIVVNIITGLNAISGDIQLNIFPNPSNGRVEVTAVGVSESFELRITDQLGRVIFFEPVRQTNIYRKSIDLSEKAQGVYFLQLSTSKGRVTRALIIE; encoded by the coding sequence ATGAAAAGATTCTTCTCCCTGCTTGTGCTGTTGAGCGCATGGACTTCCCTCGTCCAGGCGCAGATCACCTTCTCGAAAGAGTACGGCGGCTTCTACGATGAAGACGGTCGTTGGATGGAACAGACATCCGATTCCGGATTCGTGATGGTAGGAGGTACGGAAACCTATTCCAACGGACAAAGCGACATCTGGCTGGTGCGCACCGACGCGTACGGCAATGTGCTGTGGAACCGGTCCTACGGCGACACGCAATTCGATTTCGCCAACATGGTGCGCATCACCAGCGACGGTGGTTTCGTCATCGCGGGCTTCACCGGCTCCTTCGGCGCTGTGAACAACGATGGCTGGATCATCAAGACCGACGGCAGCGGCAACATCCAATGGACGCGCATGATCGGCGATAACGGCATTCAGGAAATCGAAGCGATCATTCAAACCACCGACGGGGGTTATGCCGCCCTGGGTTATAATCAAAGCACCGGAACACAATGGTACGACATGTGGCTCATCCGCCTCAATGCCAACGGCACGGTACGCTGGCAGAAGAACATCGGCGGACAAGGCTACGAGATCGGTAACTCACTGCAACAGACGCCGGACGGAGGATTCATCCTGAATGGTCAATCGTACAGCTACGGCCTCGAAGACGGCGACTATGTTCTCTACAAGACCGACAGCGCCGGTACCGTGCAGTGGTACAAGAACTATGACTTCGCCGGTCTCCAGGAATCCCATCACGTTTGCTATACTCCGGCCGATGGCGGTTTCCTGATGGTGGGCGATGCCGATGATACACCGAACGGACTCGGAGACACCGATATCTTCCTCATCAAAACCGACGCGAACGGCGATACACTCTGGACGAAAAACCTCGGCGGTACCAAGAAAGACGGTGGCAAGACCGTCGAAGTGACCAGCGATGGGGGTTATATCATTGGTGGAATTACCCGCTCCTTCGGTCTCATCAATCCGAATTATTACCTCGGTAAACTGGATGCCTCCGGCAATCTGGAATGGGAAAACGTAACCTACGGTTCCGCTTATCACGATCACGCTTACCGTGCCATCGAAACTTCCGACGGCGGGTACGCCAACTTCGGCTACTTCCGCAACGCTTCGAATTATCAGAATTACGCTCTGGTGAAACTCGGTCCGGGCGGCGGCGTGACAAAAGATGTCGCCATTGACAATTACAATTACCCGCTGACTTCCCTGTGCAGGAGCGCCGGTGTTCCCATTTCCCTGAAGTTGACCAACTACGGCGCTACGAATGAAACGAATATTCCGGTCGTCGTGGTAATTGATAACGGCTCACAACAGTGGACCTTGCACGATACGCTGACCACCGCACTTGCGCCTTCCAATTCCGCTACCCTCTTATTTGATCAGACCTTCGACTTTACGACGGTCGGCACCTGGAACCTGACTGCTTACATTCCACACCGGAACAGCGACATCTCCTATTCCAACGACACCAGTTACCTCACCGTGGAAGTCGTCCTGCCTTCCCAGGACCCGAACACCACTTCGGCGGTTTCCTGTAACGCCGGCTCTGTGAACCTGCGCGCCAGCGCACTCGCGGCAACCGACTCGCTCTTCTGGTACGATGCGTCGACCGGCGGCAACCTGGTCGGCACCGGCACGAGCTATACGACACCGAGCCTGTCGTCTACTACGGATTATTTCGTCGAAGCCGTCCGCGGTAAAGGATCAAAGGTCGGCCCGGTCGACAACACCATCGGCGGCGGCGGATCTTCTTCCAACGGAGAACTGCGATTCGACAGCCGCACCAACTTCAAACTGGTTTCGGTAAAGGTGTACGCGAGCTCTGCCGGCAACCGGATCATCGAATTACGCAACGGAGCTGGCAACCTCCTGCAATCCAAAACCATCAACCTGCCGGTGGGCGAAAGTCGGGTTTACCTGAACTTCGACGTGCCGCAGGAAAACGATCTCACGCTCGGGCTTGGTGCCGGTAGCCTCGGGCTCTTCCGGAATAACTCCGGTGTTTCGTATCCATACGATGTTTCCCGTACGCTGGAGATCTACGGCTCCAACAGCGGCCCGAACTTCTATTACTACTTCTACGATTGGTATGTCTTCGTTCCGTATCAGAACTGCGCTTCCAACCGTGTTACCGCCAGCGCGCAGATCGGCAGCGGCGCTTCGAACGCGTTCGACCGCTCCCGTTGCGGCAACGGCAGCGTAACCCTCAGCGCCAACTCTCCTGACGCACTCACCTGGTGGGATGCGGCCAGCGGCGGCACACAGGTAGGCAGCGGTTCCTCCTACTCCACACCCGGCCTCAGCAGCACCACCAGTTACTACCTGCAGGCCGGCTCCTGCCCCAGCCGCATCGAAGTACAGGCGATCATCAACGCGCAATCCTCCGCACCGACCGCTTCCGATGTGACGAACTGCGGTCCCGGCGCGGTGACCCTGACCGCATCCTCTCCTGACCCGATCTCCTGGTACAACCTCGCCAGCAACGGCTTCCTCCTGGGCAGCGGCAGCAGTTATATAACGCCTTACCTCACCGAAACCGATACGTTCTACGCGGTGGCTGGCACGGCTTGTCCCTCCTCCGCGGTCGCGGTCCGCGCGATCATCAACTCCGCCGCCGCGCCTACCGGCACCGATGCCTCCGCTTGCGGACCTGCTTCCGTAACACTCTCCGCCACTTCCACCGATCCGATCGAATGGTATGACGCGGCCATCGGCGGTAACCTCGTCGGCACCGGCCCGACACTCGTTACGCCGGTACTCGGCGCGACGACCACCTATTACGCGCAAGCGGTTGGAGGTTGTGCCTCCGTTCGCACGCCCGTGACAGCCAACATCACGGTGGTCAGTCCTCCGGTAGGTACCAGTGCATCGCGTTGCGGCAGTGGCACGCTCGTGATCTCCGCTGCTTCGATCGATCCCGTCACCTGGTGGGATGCCGCAAGCGGCGGAACGCAGATCGGCAGCGGCATCAACTTCACCACCCCGGTACTGACATCGACTACGACCTACTACGCGGAAGCCGCCAACAATGGCTGCTCCAGTACGCGCACGGCGGTCGATGCGGAGATCATCGTTACTCCTCCTCCAACGGTGACGAGCGGAAGCGTCTGTATTTCCGGATCTGTCACCCTCACGGCCAGCTCCACCGATTCCATCGCCTGGTACGACGCGCCGACGGGTGGCAACCTGCTCGGTACCGGTAGCAGCTTCACAACACCTGTGATCAACAGCACAACCAGCTACTACGTGGAGGCAGGCTTGAGTTGTCCGAGCGTACGGGTTCCCGTGGATGCAATCGTCGCTGGCCCGTCCAGTACACCGACGGTAACAGGTGCTTCGAATTGCGGCAGTGGTAGTGTTACCCTGACAGCCAGCTCCCCTGATCCGATATCCTGGTACGACGCGCCAAGCGGCGGCACATTGCTCGGCACCGGCTCTTCATTCACCACTCCTGTCATCTCGACAACAACGACCTACTATGCCATCGCCGGTATCACGGGATGTGAAAGCGCACCGGCTTCCGTTGATGCGGAGATCCTGCCACTGGCCGCTGATCCCGTTACGACCGGAGCTTCGAACTGCGGCCCGGGCTCGCTGACATTAAACGCAACAGCGGCAGATCCGATGAGCTGGTACGATGCCCCGAGCAACGGTACGCTCATTGCCACCGGCACCAGCTATACGTCGACCTTCAGCGCCACAACCACCTACTACGTGATCGCCAACAACGGCACCTGTCCGAGCAACCCGGTCCCCGTTACCGCCACGATCAACACGCTTCCGGTCGTCAGCCTCGGCCCGGATACGGTGAACATCCTATCCGGCCAAACCGTCACCCTCGATGCCGGCGCGGGATTCAGTAGTTACCTCTGGAGCACGACGGCAACCACCCAAACCATCAACACCGGCGTTAGCGGGACGTATTCGGTCACCGTTACCGATGGCAACGGCTGCACCGGTAGCGACTCCATTGTGGTGAACATCATCACAGGACTGAATGCCATCAGCGGCGACATCCAGCTCAACATCTTCCCCAATCCGTCGAACGGGCGTGTCGAAGTGACGGCGGTGGGTGTATCGGAATCCTTCGAGTTGCGCATCACCGACCAACTTGGTCGTGTGATCTTCTTCGAACCGGTCCGGCAGACGAACATCTATCGCAAGAGCATCGACCTGTCAGAAAAAGCGCAGGGTGTTTACTTCCTTCAGCTCAGCACTTCGAAGGGACGTGTTACCCGTGCTTTGATCATCGAATAA
- a CDS encoding SprB repeat-containing protein produces the protein MLLLLSFGVSGQSLDVTFNPSVYNGGYHVSCNGASDGTLEAIIVGGQPPYSFQWSTGAYTKTITNLAAGTYSISVIDAAQDTITKSYTLIASEALTGSLDVSTYGGGLNVSAQGAADGWITAVIGGGATPYTYQWSNGAETETNHDLPSGSYSVIVRDVNQCQLQLSTSLTQPTPLHIVSITSPLHNGYNLSCKSSDDGAIDLTVSGGVAPYTYQWSNGNFTQDLADLKAGEYTVLVKDLNGVGVTASITLTQPVSIEVELTAPTYPNGHHTTCYNCSNGSVTTTVTGGVMPYTYSWNSGQSTQNLSNLMAGTYAVLVTDANGCTKPDVKIDLTEPDRDDWTMMGNANSNPDSNFIGTVDSAAFTIRSKNIDRIRIDPTGQIVLNGTIKLDSVSSDSIRSVFVDANGYLRIDDPGGGGIQICSRPSYAFYKKLCPTDANYYFYGSFNPLSKLVIGDPLSLPGTYKMYVTGGILTEKLRIADKTSSFWADDVFNLDYELLSIADLERYVRDNRHLPGIPTSKDVEEEGIDVASIQGKLLRKIEELHLYIIQLESRIKVLEK, from the coding sequence GTGTTATTGCTGTTGTCCTTCGGAGTCTCCGGACAATCCTTGGATGTGACATTTAACCCTTCCGTGTATAATGGTGGATACCATGTGAGTTGCAACGGAGCCAGTGATGGCACCCTGGAGGCGATCATCGTTGGCGGACAGCCGCCTTATTCTTTTCAGTGGTCAACGGGTGCATATACGAAGACCATTACCAACCTGGCAGCCGGTACATATTCTATTTCCGTTATTGATGCTGCGCAGGACACCATCACCAAGAGCTATACGCTGATTGCCTCGGAGGCCCTGACCGGATCGCTCGACGTTTCGACCTATGGAGGCGGGCTCAACGTTTCCGCGCAAGGGGCTGCCGACGGCTGGATCACCGCTGTCATCGGCGGCGGCGCGACGCCCTATACCTATCAGTGGAGCAATGGAGCCGAGACGGAGACGAATCACGACCTGCCGAGCGGATCGTATTCGGTGATTGTCCGGGATGTCAACCAATGCCAGTTGCAACTGTCGACCAGTCTGACACAGCCCACGCCTTTGCATATTGTCAGCATCACCAGTCCGCTGCACAACGGGTACAACCTCAGTTGCAAGAGCAGCGATGATGGCGCCATTGACCTGACGGTTTCCGGCGGTGTTGCACCTTATACCTATCAGTGGAGCAATGGAAATTTCACGCAGGACCTGGCAGACCTGAAAGCCGGCGAGTACACGGTGCTGGTCAAGGACCTGAACGGTGTTGGCGTAACGGCCAGTATCACGCTCACGCAACCCGTTTCAATCGAGGTGGAATTGACAGCCCCGACCTACCCCAACGGCCACCACACGACCTGTTACAACTGCTCCAACGGCAGTGTGACCACCACGGTCACCGGCGGGGTGATGCCGTACACCTATTCCTGGAACTCCGGCCAAAGCACCCAGAACCTCTCCAACCTCATGGCCGGCACATATGCAGTGCTGGTTACCGATGCCAACGGTTGCACCAAACCCGACGTCAAGATCGACCTGACGGAGCCGGACCGGGATGATTGGACGATGATGGGGAATGCCAATAGTAATCCTGATTCTAATTTCATTGGGACGGTAGATTCCGCGGCCTTTACAATACGATCGAAGAATATTGACCGGATTAGAATTGATCCAACGGGTCAGATCGTATTGAATGGAACGATCAAGCTTGATTCGGTAAGCTCAGACAGTATCAGAAGTGTTTTCGTTGACGCAAACGGTTATTTGAGGATTGATGATCCGGGAGGGGGCGGCATACAAATTTGTTCCAGACCCTCCTACGCCTTTTACAAGAAACTCTGCCCCACAGATGCGAACTACTACTTTTATGGAAGCTTCAATCCGCTGTCAAAACTCGTGATTGGCGACCCGCTTTCCTTGCCGGGTACCTATAAAATGTACGTGACTGGAGGCATCTTAACTGAAAAGTTAAGAATTGCAGATAAGACGTCCAGTTTTTGGGCAGATGACGTGTTTAATCTGGATTATGAATTGTTGAGCATTGCTGATTTGGAAAGATATGTACGGGATAATAGGCATCTCCCTGGAATACCAACTTCGAAAGACGTGGAAGAGGAAGGGATCGACGTAGCCTCCATTCAAGGTAAATTACTCAGAAAAATAGAGGAGTTGCATTTATATATTATTCAGTTGGAGAGCAGAATAAAGGTGCTCGAAAAATAG
- a CDS encoding T9SS type A sorting domain-containing protein — translation MKLFQPGNVLLLVCFLLASHITFAAWTPTGNGVDGTIRDMLVFDGKLYVAGNFDYSGANRIDKVAYWDGQGWHSQSSGLGFSGGSSITSIEEFNGQLVAAGYIDSVDGVPVSNVVIFNGTSWEPLGAGFDDVVTDLAVYQDTLFASGYFDQSGATAIRFLAKWDGGSWVAVANYIDDYVYTLAVCDTGLLVGGQFTWINGVTMGKTALYSLGRFYALGQGFNNIVTRLRVCDDTLYACGNFTPVGINTSRGISKYYNNAWNPMPSPDSIISGIYDVVKFNQHLIVCGHFEVPEDIGVLENQQYMPGGGTDGIVYRLLEYNNLLYAGGGFRNIDSVPAMSIASTASVMTNLFPVSNAGINILTFPNPAVQGQDIVLEIPALCSIRNVHLLNISGHEIPTDFFLVEPNKIRFRIYESGMMIVKVNEKNIQFVRKIIVL, via the coding sequence ATGAAATTGTTTCAACCTGGGAATGTACTATTGCTGGTTTGTTTTCTGCTGGCTAGCCATATCACTTTCGCTGCCTGGACCCCAACAGGAAATGGGGTAGATGGTACAATACGGGATATGCTCGTGTTTGATGGAAAATTGTATGTAGCCGGCAACTTTGATTATTCCGGAGCTAATCGAATAGATAAAGTAGCTTATTGGGATGGACAAGGATGGCATTCGCAATCAAGTGGCTTAGGTTTTTCTGGAGGCTCAAGTATCACATCGATCGAAGAATTCAATGGTCAATTAGTAGCAGCTGGATATATAGATTCGGTTGATGGAGTTCCAGTTTCGAATGTTGTCATTTTCAATGGCACTTCATGGGAGCCACTTGGGGCAGGTTTTGACGATGTAGTTACGGATCTAGCAGTTTATCAGGATACACTTTTTGCAAGCGGTTATTTCGATCAATCGGGTGCGACTGCTATTCGGTTTTTGGCAAAATGGGATGGGGGATCATGGGTTGCGGTAGCGAATTACATCGATGACTATGTCTATACTCTTGCAGTTTGCGATACTGGTTTGCTTGTTGGTGGGCAGTTCACTTGGATCAATGGAGTTACTATGGGAAAAACTGCCCTGTATAGTTTAGGGAGATTTTATGCGCTTGGTCAAGGGTTTAACAACATAGTGACAAGGCTAAGAGTTTGTGACGACACGCTTTACGCTTGTGGAAATTTTACTCCGGTTGGAATCAATACTTCAAGGGGAATTAGTAAATACTATAATAATGCGTGGAATCCCATGCCAAGTCCGGATAGTATTATATCGGGAATCTACGATGTAGTGAAGTTTAACCAGCATTTAATTGTTTGCGGGCATTTTGAGGTGCCGGAAGATATCGGTGTTTTAGAGAACCAACAGTACATGCCGGGCGGAGGAACCGATGGGATAGTCTATCGTCTTCTGGAGTACAATAACTTGCTTTATGCCGGAGGCGGATTTAGAAACATCGATTCAGTGCCGGCCATGTCTATTGCTTCCACAGCATCAGTCATGACGAACCTGTTTCCCGTATCTAATGCCGGTATCAACATCTTGACATTTCCAAACCCTGCCGTTCAGGGACAAGACATTGTGTTGGAGATCCCGGCTCTCTGCTCTATTAGGAATGTGCATTTGCTCAATATCTCGGGTCACGAAATTCCTACGGATTTCTTCCTGGTCGAACCGAATAAGATCCGCTTCAGGATTTATGAAAGTGGTATGATGATAGTAAAAGTGAATGAGAAAAATATACAATTTGTTAGAAAAATAATTGTTTTATGA